GAAGGCTTGTAAAACTGAAACTCCCACAAAGTTAATGTAATATCAAACTGCACTGTGGATGCACTATTAGAGATGCCAACGGATGCTCGCGTTCCTCACCTAATAGCTGGATGGCTCTGGTCCTGCCGTAGATGTCCATCACAGCCCAAAGCGGAGATGTCACCAATACCCCATCCAAGAGCAAGAATTGTTCTGGCTCCCCGTTGATGTTGTAAAGAACACGGCCATGGGCGTCCACCCAGAAGCTGACAACGGTGCCTTCCTCACAGTGTTCATCTGGCAAGAGGCAGGCGCGGGTCTTCCCTTGTTGGATCAGGTTTGGGCAGGCGAACGGAGGCAAGTCTTGAGGATTCAGGCGTGAAGGGTCTTTCCAGGTGAAGCCCACCCTCAAGCCACCGTGCCACTTGCCGTCGTCCTTGAGGATCCTCAGGGCCACCTTCTCATAAACCCCAACAGGCCGGTTGGAGAAGACGAGGCCATTGCGGAAAGTGGCCACTCGCCTGGCCACACGATGGGAGTCATCCATGACGATTTGGAACCCTTTGACATATGGATGGAAGAAGAGCGGGGCGGAGGGCCCTCGGCGTGAGATGTCGCAATCTGTTGTGGGACAGGAGAGACTCAGTGAGCGACAGAAATGGAGAAAGGCCGTTGCCGAAAGTGGCCACTCGCCTGGCCATGCAATAGGACTCATCCATGaggagcatgtggacaatttcaacaagaaggaagaaatcatgtaaatgaacaaaatctggctaccagtattaaaaaattctaaaattataacagtaaatgaagaacaaaactcaaacacaggggaactccagacaagaaacaatcatcaaaggattttcccaggcagtaacaagccacatctaaaaactaccaggccatcaaatgctaatcaaggtggccaattgaaacattcacacctagctccaacagacaagagttctttctcctaccctggaccttccacagatatataaacccaattttcctagtttccaacagacctcacaacctctgaggatgcctgccacagatgcaggcgaagcatcaggagagaatgcttctagaacatggccagacagcctgaaaaacttacaacaatcaaGGGGTCGTTTGGTTCCATATTTACTTTAGATCAACTGGTGATGGGAGCTACTAGGTACCACTTTAAGCGAGGTCTAAGACCTAGCAACTAATCTGCATTCCCATTTCTAACCAGGGCCCCATTGCCATGACTGCAAATGACCCTCCGAACCCACCTTAAAATTCTGTTGATGGTGCGGGTGAATGATGCTTCCAGTCCAGTATAAATTCACTGACCAACTTGTAGCAAGAATTAGTAGGTGCCACTTGAAGTTTGGCCTAAGACCTGGTAACTAATCCCTATTTCCATTTCTAATCAGGGCCCCATTGCCATGACTGCAAATGGCTCTCTGAATCCACCTTAAAATCCAGCCAATGGTGTGGGTGAATGATGCTTCCAACCCAGTATAGATTCTTTGACCACCTGGCACTGGGAATTATTAGCTACCACTTTAAACTAGCTTAAAACTTTGTAAGTGATTCTTAATCTAATTTCCAAGCATGGCCCCATTGCTCTGGTTGCAAATGACCCCCTGAACCCACCTTAAAATCCAGTCCAGTATAGATTCACCACCAACTGGTACTGAGAGTTACTAGTTGCCACATTAAGCTAGGCTTAAAACCTTGAAACTGATTCATattgaaatcatggaggaatttaaaagggtctggccctgaaggagagaccctgggatccaccaaagagggctcactacaatggtgagcaaagagaagcccaatttaaaaggtttttccttttttttttgtcgtgtcaggagcgacgtgagaaactgcaagtcacttctggtgtgagagaattggccgtctgcaaggacattgcccaggggacgcccagatgatttgatgtttttatcatccttgtgggaggcttctctcatgtccccatatgaggagctggagctgatagagggagctcatccgcttctccccggattcgaacctgcgacctgtcggtcttcagtcctgccggcacaggggtttaacccactccgccaagttctcaaaagaaatctcaccaaagtggaaggaagcgccaccgagatgattttattgcgattcagctgaaaaggatgcaaagcagcaatatttcgccaagctgatcataacatgtgtacaaataaaagccttttttatacagaaacagagttgccagatttgaatctcccattcctcgcccctctgccggctcgacgatgattggctggtcctctacagctgggaggaggcttgaccACCTTCTGAGCACCTGCgccaatcgctgggcttctgccgcctcggtgtcctgacgaatcaggagagagggaggcgggacaagagggaaacaatggattcttgagaggattatggaggtaggaaatgtCTATGTGGCCAGTGAGTCTTGGGCCGACCCCACCTTAAAGTCCAAGTAATTGTGTAGGTCAACACAAAAGGATGATGCCCAGTAAGGATTTATA
This portion of the Anolis sagrei isolate rAnoSag1 chromosome 7, rAnoSag1.mat, whole genome shotgun sequence genome encodes:
- the NEURL3 gene encoding LOW QUALITY PROTEIN: E3 ubiquitin-protein ligase NEURL3 (The sequence of the model RefSeq protein was modified relative to this genomic sequence to represent the inferred CDS: substituted 1 base at 1 genomic stop codon) yields the protein MGACLCPPNDCDISRRGPSAPLFFHPYVKGFQIVMDDSHRVARRVATFRNGLVFSNRPVGVYEKVALRILKDDGKWHGGLRVGFTWKDPSRLNPQDLPPFACPNLIQQGKTRACLLPDEHCEEGTVVSFWVDAHGRVLYNINGEPEQFLLLDGVLVTSPLWAVMDIYGRTRAIQLLGEEREHPLASLIVHPQCSLILHXLCGSFSFTSLPLPKKSGKQSHNECVICLEHESSAMMLPCSHANFCSDCSLKVLKTSGRCPLCRRKVKKILNFSVF